CACTTTAGGACCACCACACGCTGTCTCCTGGGCTAGCCTTCCCGCCACCCATTCGCACAGCAACTTTGTGTCACCTGTTGTGCTAAGTGGACTGTGGACTGAGGAGAagatagcgagagagagagagagagcagatCGCGGAATCAAAACAAGTCGTCCCAACCGACTACCGAGAAGACATTTCCGCCCCACTCCTTTACAACATTCCATAAGCGCTGTGTTGTATCCAtggcaaccaacaacaacaacaacagctcgGACAGAGACTTTCACCTGTAcgggtgtgcgtgcgttttttAATATTGTACGGAAATGATCAGCAGCAAGGGTGTTCTACTTCCTGAAAGACGGCCTTAAAACGGCGAGATCTATGACCGGGAGTTGTCACTCCATCTGGGAATTAATACATTTAAGCTTTGCTCTTAGGTTCTAAACAAACTTCCTCTAACAACTGCTAAAATTTGAGAATATTTAATATTCCGCTAAGAGGATCATTTAATCTTCCAAAGAAATTCTTTCCATGTTATCTATTTTAATCGGTTCCTCAGCTAGAGTGCTATCTGTTTTAACCTACTTGGGACATTAGCCACATGAGATCAAAGGGAAGCGAAAACGCTTCCAAAGGGTGTGGAATTAATTTAGAAAATTAATCTCCTCAAAGCAAGATCTAAAATTAATTCGAAACAGAGTGTGAATGTGCTTCCCTATGAAATCTTAGCTCTTGTTTGTTTAACCTAAATACGGATACGTCCGATCGgaggaaaaaatacaaacaaacaagcatcTTAAATGTCCTCAGAAGTGATTTAGAACATAGCGATTAATTAAAGGACGCAACTGATTTTTGGCATCAGCGTGTTATCGCCGTTAGCTTATTCTTGTGATTTGAAATAATGTAGTTGAGGACCATTTTAACGTTACCTTTAGAATTCGTGAACGTTCAATTTTCGTTTTAATAACAAAATAGTAACTGAATATATCAattttttgcctatttctaTGAACGctcgtttttcgtttttcaaaactaaaatttttGATTAAGTTAGTCACAAGAATAAACTatatattttaagaaaatcaTTGCTCTCCAGGGCCACATGCTAAAAATGAGTCCAAATATACAACTTACAGCGTTCCGCAAGAAAAGTTACATTCCACTCCATCATATCAACCTCTGTAAACTATCAACAATTCCTTCAAGAAAAAAGACGCCTACTAAAGAGGAACTGAAAGCCAAGTATCATATGCCATCGGCATTTCCATATGCAAAACAGTGTACCGCCGATCGCGCAGCCCGGGATAGAAAATCCGGCCATCTCACGGCACATGAGCACAGACAAACTCTCTTTCCTCCCCGTGACACATGGTGTGGTGATACATGGTGGCACACAAATCGAAAACAGACATCCAAACAAAAGTGCCGAAGTTCTTTTCCAGCGCGGATCCTGCGCAACACCTGCAGCGCGTACGATCGTGTTCCACTAAAATAATGGAATAAAGTTGTTCAGGGGAATGGAATTTAACTCGGTCCTAAATCACTCACATgggcttttctttcttttttcttctggtACCTTGACGTTAGGTCGATTGATTGTCTAAACGATTCGTGGAGAATTGTCGCACATTCGACGAAATCAAACTAGCGCTAATTGATCTCGCATTGGTGTGAGATACATAAAGCTTTCccaccgagtgtgtgtgtgtaattttgTGATGAAATTCCGCTCGATCGATTCCAAATGCTGCAAATTAATTCGGTAAAACCGGCATCACCCAAAAGCACACATTCCTACAAAGAAAAAGCattaaattgttgtttttccaacGTTAATTTAAAAATCGAGACTTACACAGCAGTCACGAACAATAACGCGCGCCATATCCCTTTTCTAATGCCGATTGCACAATccggacacatacacacgccgGACCTTCGAAGTCtgctacttcttcttcttcgtgcATCACACAAATCATATAAAGCCAAACATCACGAAACTTGCTGAATCATTTTGGCGTATGACAGAGTGTGCTGTGCCGTAACGAGgggtttgaattttaaaaaccacaCACCGTCCTACCCCCTCTTGAGGCATGCCCCGGTGGGGTTTTGTTTACCGTTTAAGGGACTTTTGAGTGCAATAAAAAGGCCTTTAAGTGTCTGTAGCATCGATTGATTGAAAGGGAATACAAATTAATGCTACCATTAGGCAGAACAAATCGTCGCCGAAGGAAGTTGTGCTGCCAAAGCAAACGGTCTCTAGTGCGCACGCTGCTGGTCTCCCCGGTAGACCGCCGTCGTATAGACACGGCACAATTTCGGTCGCCCCGAAATTAGACCGATTTTCGTTAATGTGTGCTAATTGTTTCGTCATCATCACCCAGCCCAGTTCAGAGTTGGTGTTACTTCATTTCTTCCGCCGATACGCCGATTGCAATTTTTGCCCttactccctctctctttctctcttgagCGCGAAAGCATAATTTCACCAGCAACCACCACTGGAGTTGCAGGTGCACCGTCCCTCTAACctacaaagaagaagaaaagggtGCGCGGGATGAGTGAAAGAATAGTGCTAAGGCGAGACGCTAATCGCTTCGTTCTGTGTCTCTCTCTTACCCTCCCCGCAACAGGTGCTATCATAAAAGTTACCATCCCTCTTTGGACCCTTTTTTTGACTTCCACTTGCAcacctcctcttcctcctgtGCGCTGTGTAAATGAGGTAAGGTTGCGTCTGCCCGTTTTATCGCCCGCTCACGCACACTGACGCAGCAACGCCAACATTGGCTCTGTAAagcctgttgctgctgctgctgctgctgctgctgctgcaggtgcacacaccaccatcatcaccacacacacctaGCATAAGCTGCACTTTTATGTTGCTTCAAGGGCCAAGAAAACTCAATGGCCGTGTGTTTGcgactgtgtgcgtgtgtccgGTTGCGTGTCGCTACCTGTGTGTGCCACCAAAAGCAATCGATCCAGGCAGGCCACGGTCTCGCTCATATCGGTGAGCTCGGGGTGTGAGGCACGAtctcaccaacacacacacacacatacgaaagACCGTGTATGCGCGAGGCCCCCGTTTGGCGTGTCGGTGCAGCGCGCCGCGCACGCAAAGTGGCTTTTAATGGGGCGGTTTTGCTTAATTGTTTTGCATCCAAATCCCTTCGAACAAAtgacaacacacgcacacatacacagagtaGGTTGAGGTGTGTGAAAATTCACTTTAAAAATGGGAAATTTCACGTCAACTCGTGATAAAAAGCAGCAAAGCTCGGCGCTTTTTCTACAGGTGAGGAACCGTTCCAGgtgagaacacacacacaggtggtGAGAACAGCGCTCCAGGTAAAACCATTGGCCCTCGCTCGGTGAGACACGGtgaaacaaacgcacacaaactcAACCAACTGTCACACACGATAAATTtcggaaagcaaaacaatcgcgcacgcacgcacacactttggCTTTTCTTTTTGGAGCGTGTGTGGGgacagttttgcacaaaaCCGACGGGAGTGTCCTAATGTGTTGTTGCTCTttaatttttagttttaaagAGGGAAAAACGGAGTTTTTGAATAGTGTTTCGAACACCTTTCCCATTTACCATCTGTCCGGAGCTCGCGCGCATCCACAATCACGAAATACGTCAGCGAGCAGGTGAGCgatgatgtgtgcgtgtgagtccGTCTGCACACACGGGGCAGTGTGAGgcaaagcaaaataaacacacacaagccaCCTTTGATGTGGCAAACGGTGTGTGGTGTTGGttcgaagtaaaaaaaaaccctcttcTCTCCGTTTGGGATTGTTAATTTCCCATCCAACATGCGGGGGTTCAACCCTTTTCACTTTACTCACCTTTAAGTTCTTTTAAAAGTAGTTTAATCAGCTAACACGCTAAAAAAACTCCGCAATTTGCACACTTTTGATACCAAATTGGTAGAAATACACTCCAATTTTcccccttcacacacacacaaacaacgagCCGATGTTTCACCGTTTTCCGCTTCACGGCACACGCGGCCAAAAACACGACTTTTCCAAAGTGAACTGCGggctcaacacacacacaacaaggATATCAAAAACACCGTACGGCGCAAAAGGAGGTCAGTATTCGGCGCActgcaagagaaagagagcgacacgcgcacacacacacacacacagacgcagtGTGATGGAATCCTGTTCTCCTGTCCTGTTGCGGGAAAAGGATGTGCTGCGGCAGCAGCGACACACTCGCGCACCTTTTTACTACAccgcacaacacacacgcacaccgtgcacttttttttgcttcacttttgTAAGAATGTATTGTTCACTATTCACTGGAACGGCGCACGATGGCCACAACCAACTGTGGGACGCGGCAGAAGGAATCACGAATCAGTACTCTATCGGCGAACGCGCAACAGGTTGAGAGGCGAAAGTTGGGCGCAAGCGTACGAAAAGCACGTCTACACTCGAGCACAGACGGGCAGCTTCTATTGCAAGCACTACAGTGCCACACAACGGCAcctggcggcagcagcagcgatgcTCACTTCCACTGAGTGCTGCGATGTATGCGTGGTCGGTGTACGAAtgcgtgcgtgagtgcgtgcgcGCTACCTTTGCCCGAGCGATTCCAcgtgtgtgcaagtgtgtgtgtgtgtgattgtggtGGGCGCACTGTTGGACAAGTTTTTGCGTGAAGAAGGATGGAAAAGCATAAAGATTGTGTTGTAAATCAATGTGAATATTAATGTGACTTGTCAATGGTTTGCTTTAAATTGTTAAATTCAATCTAGCTGATAACGGATTTTTGGTggaattttgaaacaaaattatGTCCGTTGTCGCCCATGCTTAACGTTTAGTGTACACAGTGCATACCCTACGGGGAGAATAGTAGCTCAGCTTGGGAAACTTTGGGCTACTGTTGGTGTATCCACTggaagtttatttttaaaagccttCCAGTGCATTTCAGTACTGATTTTGTAgcttagtttttcttttttgctttttctttcttttttgacAACATCTGTCttctttttagtttttttcttaccCTGCCACTAGCAatcaaaaaatacaataatgcAATATTctgataaaaaatataaaaaaaaacttctagGAGTAATTAAAAGGATAAAGGAGTTTcgatttaaataaaaactgtTACATTATAACCCGTCCTGGTAAAAAGACACCAAAGTCAGAGAAAATTCACACACAATGTTTAAATTCAGTCTCTTTACAACGTTTATTCAACAAAACGTATCAATAGGGACCATTTTGTGAAGTTTTACATATGTTGCAATTACGCGTTTTATAAAATCATGGGGACAGGTGTGCTGTAacagtttttattcaaatggaAACTCCTTTGTCTTTATCTCATAgaaaaaatctgaaaaaatatattagacGTTTTATAAACAGTTCTCAAAAATATAAGAGCCATTTTGTtgtgaaaatgtttgaattttaataaatgttttgtacttgttttcaacaaaatCCATTTAGCTTTGAAATGCTATTAGATAGAAACGGTCGTGAGTTGAACCAATCTATGCACAGTTATAGAAACAAAATTAGTTAAGTAAATTTTTACCAGAACATTGCATTGATATTGGATCATGCTTTCAAAAGATATAAGCCTCCGAAGTAGCTGGCTACCCGGGTAGCCCGGATTCCTGGAATAGGGGTATTGCCAACATTAATTCTACATAAACATAGTTATTAATCTCTAAAAATTCTACGAAAAAATTCAGAGAAAGATGGCTGTGGTTTACAtacgaataaaataaaatattaaagaaaTTAGCAATAGAAATTGATTTGGCTACCCAGGAATCCGGTTGCCTAGAATACGGATAAAAATATTTCGTGCACCTAGTATTGATGTTGTAGctcagtttttcttttttgcttttcttttcttactatgtttgtcttctttttagtttttagtttattttttttagacAAAATTACATTTTCCAGGTGTTGactaatttattttctttcttgcttttATGTTTCAAGAACGCTCAAAGTAAATTATTAGCTTTAAtgtataaaatatgaaaaaagcaaaaaatggtATAATAAGGTAAAGGTTTTATTCAAGTTCGTTAAGATCCcagtaaaaaaacatgtttattGTATCACGAGCTTTTCCATTCGATATATACCAATTTGATGGGTCTTTCTTATCCTCGCACTTCATAATGGCAACGTTTCACCTGCGCTTTGGCGTTTCTCTATTCTATTGTTCCCTCCATCGGTAGTATAAAACTTAGAAGTGGCAATTTTtgccaaaaattaaaaaaaaatgtgttatcGCAACAAAACAACTCTGGCAATTGCCATTTGCTAGTCATCGATTGTACGTCTTCAACCTGGTCGATTGTTTCATTTGTGGCAAGGGATTTATATTGCTCTACCCGTACTTCTAACGTgccatttcttttcatttctattGCGGTTTTTCACTCCATTTTCCTACCCGTTACAGGATGATTTCATTCTTAAAGCTACGGCTCAGCTCTTTGTGCGGCAGTACGATCGAGTTCAGGACGATCATCTCCGAAGGCACACTGACGGCGTAGCCCAGTATCGTGATGGACGGGTTTAGCCGGCCGTCCGTGTTGAACAGCGGTGGATTTTCCATCTTGGCGAACGGTTTGTTCGGATCGGGATCGCTCGGTGTGCCCTCGACCCGTGCCCACATGCCTATCTGCGAACCACGACCAACTGCCAAAAAAAGGCggggaaaagcaaaaaaggttaaaattgatttaatccTGCATCCGCACTCCACACTCACCGATGCTGTGAAGCACTAGGGAGTGATCTTTGATGACGGCATTCTCGAGGATGATTGATTCGCGAACGCGCACCCCCGGACCGATCACCACGCCCGGGCCGATGGAAACGTTAGGACCGAGCTGAAGGGAAACATTTCAAGATTAAACGTTACAAATGCGTCCTTTGGATCGAAAGTGCCACTACTCACTGTTGCCGTTGGATGCACCGAAGCCGTCGGATGAATGTGTACGTCCGGCACGATGTTGCAAACGAGATTTGCATTGTCATTCTCCGTCTTCAACCCGGCACTAGCCAACCGCTCCGGATGAGCGTTCTTGTACAGCGCCAAGTAATGCCGATTGGCGTAAATGGCCGACCCAGCCGTCTTAATCTGCGACCACCAGTTGTTGACCGGAAGCGCATACAGCTTCCCCGTCCCTGCCAGCGGCGTCAGAATTTCCTGCTCCCACTGTATGTGTCCACTGTCCTTGCCGTTGCCATTGTTCAGCATACTGTAGTCCTGCTGCTTCGAGTGAAACACCGCACCCATCTTGGCGAAAATGTCCATCGAGCACACGTACACGCCGCAGTTGATCAGCGTGGACAGGTACGACCGGGGCTTTTCCACGTAGTGCGTCACCTCCTCGTCCTTGCCCAGCACCAGGCAGCCGTAGTGGACGGCCTGCTGGCGTGTCGCTTCCGTGCCCATGATCGACACCAGCGCCTTCTCGTTCTTGCTGCGATGAAAGTCGTACAGCTCCTGCAGCGGGAAATCGGCACACACGTCCCCGTTCAGCACGAAGAACGCGCCCGGAT
This genomic interval from Anopheles merus strain MAF chromosome 3L, AmerM5.1, whole genome shotgun sequence contains the following:
- the LOC121600058 gene encoding mannose-1-phosphate guanyltransferase alpha, with the translated sequence MLKAVILIGGPEKGTRFRPLSLDTPKPLFPVAGKPIIQHHVESCVRIKELKEILILGFYPATQMQQFVSNMQNLYDVNIRYLQEFTALGTAGGMYHFRDQIRSGNPGAFFVLNGDVCADFPLQELYDFHRSKNEKALVSIMGTEATRQQAVHYGCLVLGKDEEVTHYVEKPRSYLSTLINCGVYVCSMDIFAKMGAVFHSKQQDYSMLNNGNGKDSGHIQWEQEILTPLAGTGKLYALPVNNWWSQIKTAGSAIYANRHYLALYKNAHPERLASAGLKTENDNANLVCNIVPDVHIHPTASVHPTATLGPNVSIGPGVVIGPGVRVRESIILENAVIKDHSLVLHSIVGRGSQIGMWARVEGTPSDPDPNKPFAKMENPPLFNTDGRLNPSITILGYAVSVPSEMIVLNSIVLPHKELSRSFKNEIIL